A window of the Parambassis ranga chromosome 17, fParRan2.1, whole genome shotgun sequence genome harbors these coding sequences:
- the zfyve9a gene encoding zinc finger FYVE domain-containing protein 9 isoform X2: MENYFQAEAFNLDKVLDEFEQNEDETDTPILSDAKWTQILAPPAHMLTLNPALAHADLSPRESPLPFKTLPDSSSSSTSPVGTDPKRHPGPESPSWAEERPADVHSPPLPQPNIGKLVGTDDNSPPPVTACGTIENGCLGSPQLDGLSKEIHSPADIQSDAFDQEAKHGEVAASAGEGGGSAVCHTHFTFEVGLGQEQNPSEKIRPNVELTQNRDDVKDESSTDISQDVGPERKTPSLQEEQEESLLNGKMVVQGGCEVEENGPSLPDRGGMEATERRCGPEGQMDELLRITILPNGLEQDSGNSSKPKETEEKDEEGLSPSPVPSKEDSVTEEKEMEESKQESSDGGPVGSGSIQPKLNNNRLQPVSVPYGGARPKQPVSLKLQIPQPLSGQVQNQLGPSAVSKNKNVENQCRRGTSPDPLPSGTDQSAVSVNGDGAVHSPSLMPSESPDNDLQAGQQGALCRKPASSLGEVAPVWVPDSQAPVCMRCDVKFTFTKRRHHCRACGKVFCATCCSLKCRLMYMDRKEARVCVTCHSALTSATSLETPATMSNQSPNPNNPAEYCSTIPPLQQAQASGVLSSPPPTVMVPVGVLKQPGNEASLTREQRRVWFADGVLPNGDATDSPKPPSSSQGPSQSLAVSSYSTKSSTSESSEAAHTPVAPVGSPVGSSLSLIPEDGLPPILISTGVKGDYAVEERPSEIVLMQQLEEGGPDPLVFVLNANLLAMVKLVNYVNRKCWYVTTKGMHAVGQAEVVILLQCLPDEKTIPKDLFTHFVQLYQEALSGNMLSHLSHSFFTQSFLGSKEHGGFLYISPSFQSLQDLLLPNPPYLFGILIQKWETPWAKVFPIRLMLRLGAEYRFYPCPLFSVRFRKPLFGETGHTIMNLLADFRNYQYTLPVVKGLVVDMEVRKTTIKIPSNRYNELMKAMNKSNEHVLAMGACFNDRADSHLVCVQNDDGNYQTQAISIHHQPRKVTGACFFVFSGALKASSGFLAKTSIVEDGVMIQITAETMDSLRQALRDMKDFTITCGKADQEDNQELVHIQWTEDDHNFNKGVISPIDGKSMESITSVKIFHGSEFKANGKVIRWTEVFFLQSEDQPNGLSDPADHSRLTENVARAFCVALCPHLKLLKEDGMAKLGLRVTLDSDQVGYLAGSNGQPLLPQYLSDLDSALIPVIHSGACQLSEGPVVMELVFYILEIIS; the protein is encoded by the exons ATGGAGAATTACTTCCAGGCCGAGGCCTTCAACCTGGACAAGGTGCTGGACGAGTTTGAGCAGAATGAAG ATGAGACGGACACTCCCATTCTCTCCGACGCCAAGTGGACCCAGATCTTGGCCCCACCGGCCCACATGCTTACCCTGAACCCCGCACTGGCCCACGCAGACCTCAGCCCCCGGGAGAGTCCCCTTCCCTTTAAGACTCTCCCTGACTCTTCTTCTTCCAGTACCTCTCCTGTGGGGACCGACCCCAAAAGACACCCTGGTCCTGAATCTCCATCCTGGGCGGAAGAGAGGCCAGCAGACGTCCACAGCCCACCACTGCCCCAGCCCAATATCGGCAAACTGGTGGGCACAGATGACAACTCGCCACCCCCAGTGACAGCCTGTGGTACAATTGAGAATGGCTGCCTGGGCAGCCCACAATTAGATGGACTCAGCAAAGAGATACATTCTCCAGCAGACATCCAGTCTGATGCTTTCGACCAGGAGGCCAAACACGGAGAGGTAGCTGCCtcagcaggagaaggaggaggctcAGCCGTCTGCCACACTCACTTTACCTTTGAGGTAGGATTAGGACAGGAACAAAATCCATCAGAGAAAATACGCCCAAATGTGGAACTAACACAAAATAGAGACGATGTTAAAGATGAAAGCAGTACAGATATTTCACAAGACGTTGGTCCAGAAAGGAAGACTCCCAGCCTAcaagaggagcaggaagaaagtCTCCTGAATGGAAAGATGGTTGTTCAAGGTGGGTGTGAGGTAGAGGAGAATGGCCCGTCTCTTCCTGACCGGGGTGGAATGGAGGCAACAGAGAGGAGATGTGGTCCAGAGGGACAGATGGACGAGCTCCTCAGAATAACAATCTTACCCAATGGTTTGGAGCAGGACAGTGGGAATAGCTCCAAACctaaagagacagaagagaaggatgaggagggactttctccttctcctgtcCCCTCCAAAGAGGACTCTGtcacagaggagaaagaaatgGAGGAAAGCAAGCAGGAGAGCAGCGATGGAGGACCAGTGGGGTCAGGTAGCATCCAACCAAAACTAAACAACAACAGACTGCAGCCGGTGAGTGTTCCCTACGGAGGGGCGCGACCAAAGCAGCCGGTCAGCCTCAAACTCCAGATCCCACAGCCATTGTCGGGTCAGGTGCAGAACCAGCTCGGCCCGTCTGCTGTCAGCAAGAACAAGAACGTCGAGAACCAGTGTCGGAGAGGCACGTCCCCTGACCCATTGCCTAGCGGGACTGatcagagtgcagtcagtgtgaatGGAGATGGCGCCGTCCACTCTCCTTCCCTGATGCCCTCAGAAAGCCCTGACAATGACCTTCAGGCCGGTCAACAGGGGGCTCTGTGCAGGAAGCCTGCCAGCTCCCTGGGAGAGGTTGCTCCCGTGTGGGTGCCCGACTCCCAAGCCCCTGTCTGCATGAGATGTGACGTCAAGTTCACTTTCACCAAGAGGAGGCATCACTGCAGGGCGTGTGGCAAG GTCTTCTGTGCGACGTGCTGTAGCCTGAAGTGTAGGCTGATGTACATGGACAGGAAGGAGGCTCGTGTCTGTGTCACATGTCATTCTGCTTTGACAAGTG CAACATCATTGGAGACACCAGCAACTATGAGCAATCAGAGTCCAAACCCCAACAACCCAGCAGAGTACTGCTCCACCATCCCCCCTCTGCAGCAGGCTCAGGCCTCTGGGGTCCTCAGCTCACCCCCTCCCACTGTCATGGTGCCTGTGGGAGTCCTGAAGCAGCCTGGCAACGAGG CGTCCCTCACACGAGAGCAGAGGAGGGTGTGGTTTGCTGATGGGGTCCTACCTAATGGAGACGCAACAGATTCGCCCAAACCTCCGTCCTCCAGCCAGGGCCCGTCTCAGTCGCTAGCCGTCTCCTCGTACTCCACTAAATCCTCCACTTCTGAGTCCTCAGAG GCAGCCCATACCCCCGTCGCCCCGGTGGGCAGCCCCGTGGGCAGCTCTCTCAGTCTGATCCCGGAGGACGGGCTCCCTCCCATCCTCATCTCCACCGGAGTCAAAGGAG ATTATGCAGTGGAGGAGAGGCCGTCTGAGATTGTGCtcatgcagcagctggaggagggcGGCCCGGACCCCCTGGTTTTCGTGCTCAATGCTAACCTCCTCGCCATGGTCAAGCTTGTCAACT ACGTAAATAGGAAATGTTGGTATGTGACGACTAAAGGCATGCACGCTGTCGGCCAAGCAGAGGTTGTCATTCTCCTCCAGTGTCTACCGGATGAGAAGACCATCCCCAAAGACCTCTTCACCCACTTCGTGCAGCTCTACCAAGAGGCCCTCAGTG GCAACATGCTGAGCCACCTGAGTCACTCCTTCTTCACGCAGAGCTTCCTGGGCAGTAAAGAGCACGGTGGCTTCCTTTACATCAGCCCCTCCTTCCAGTCCCtgcaggacctgctgctgcccAACCCGCCCTACCTCTTTGGCATCCTCATCCAGAAGTGGGAGACACCCTGGGCCAAGGTCTTCCCTATCCGCCTCATGCTGCGGCTGGGAGCAGAGTACCGAT TTTATCCGTGTCCGCTGTTCAGCGTCCGCTTCAGGAAACCTCTCTTTGGAGAGACTGGTCACACCATTATGAATCTGCTTGCA GACTTCCGTAACTACCAGTACACGCTGCCAGTGGTGAAAGGTCTGGTTGTGGACATGGAGGTGAGGAAGACGACAATCAAGATCCCCAGTAATCGCTACAATGAG CTGATGAAGGCCATGAACAAATCCAACGAACACGTGCTGGCCATGGGGGCGTGTTTCAACGACCGGGCCGACTCCCACTTGGTTTGCGTCCAGAACGACGATGGCAACTACCAGACGCAAGCCATCAGCATCCATCACCAGCCACGCAAAG TTACTGGGGcctgtttctttgtgttcagTGGTGCTTTGAAAGCCTCATCAGGCTTCTTAGCCAAGACCAGCATCGTAGAAG ATGGTGTGATGATCCAGATCACAGCTGAGACCATGGACTCTCTACGGCAAGCCCTGAGGGACATGAAGGACTTCACCATCACGTGTGGTAAAGCAGACCAGGAGGACAACCAGGAGCTCGTCCACATCCAGTGGACAGAGGACGACCACAACTTCAACAAGGG cGTCATCAGCCCAATTGATGGGAAGTCGATGGAGTCCATCACCAGCGTCAAGATCTTCCACGGCTCGGAGTTCAAAGCTAACGGCAAAGTCATCCGCTGGACGGAG GTCTTCTTCCTCCAGAGTGAAGACCAGCCGAACGGACTGAGCGACCCGGCCGACCACAGCCGGCTGACGGAGAACGTGGCGCGGGCTTTCTGCgtggctctgtgtcctcacCTGAAGCTGCTGAAGGAGGACGGCATGGCCAAACTGGGACTGAGGGTCACACTGGACTCAGACCAG GTGGGTTATCTGGCAGGAAGTAACGGCCAGCCTCTCCTGCCGCAGTACCTGAGCGACCTGGACAGCGCTCTGATCCCCGTCATTCACAGCGGGGCCTGTCAGCTGAGTGAGGGCCCCGTCGTCATGGAGCTGGTCTTCTACATCCTGGAGATCATCTCCTAG
- the zfyve9a gene encoding zinc finger FYVE domain-containing protein 9 isoform X1 — MENYFQAEAFNLDKVLDEFEQNEDETDTPILSDAKWTQILAPPAHMLTLNPALAHADLSPRESPLPFKTLPDSSSSSTSPVGTDPKRHPGPESPSWAEERPADVHSPPLPQPNIGKLVGTDDNSPPPVTACGTIENGCLGSPQLDGLSKEIHSPADIQSDAFDQEAKHGEVAASAGEGGGSAVCHTHFTFEVGLGQEQNPSEKIRPNVELTQNRDDVKDESSTDISQDVGPERKTPSLQEEQEESLLNGKMVVQGGCEVEENGPSLPDRGGMEATERRCGPEGQMDELLRITILPNGLEQDSGNSSKPKETEEKDEEGLSPSPVPSKEDSVTEEKEMEESKQESSDGGPVGSGSIQPKLNNNRLQPVSVPYGGARPKQPVSLKLQIPQPLSGQVQNQLGPSAVSKNKNVENQCRRGTSPDPLPSGTDQSAVSVNGDGAVHSPSLMPSESPDNDLQAGQQGALCRKPASSLGEVAPVWVPDSQAPVCMRCDVKFTFTKRRHHCRACGKVFCATCCSLKCRLMYMDRKEARVCVTCHSALTSATSLETPATMSNQSPNPNNPAEYCSTIPPLQQAQASGVLSSPPPTVMVPVGVLKQPGNEASLTREQRRVWFADGVLPNGDATDSPKPPSSSQGPSQSLAVSSYSTKSSTSESSEAAHTPVAPVGSPVGSSLSLIPEDGLPPILISTGVKGGTGGHITDYAVEERPSEIVLMQQLEEGGPDPLVFVLNANLLAMVKLVNYVNRKCWYVTTKGMHAVGQAEVVILLQCLPDEKTIPKDLFTHFVQLYQEALSGNMLSHLSHSFFTQSFLGSKEHGGFLYISPSFQSLQDLLLPNPPYLFGILIQKWETPWAKVFPIRLMLRLGAEYRFYPCPLFSVRFRKPLFGETGHTIMNLLADFRNYQYTLPVVKGLVVDMEVRKTTIKIPSNRYNELMKAMNKSNEHVLAMGACFNDRADSHLVCVQNDDGNYQTQAISIHHQPRKVTGACFFVFSGALKASSGFLAKTSIVEDGVMIQITAETMDSLRQALRDMKDFTITCGKADQEDNQELVHIQWTEDDHNFNKGVISPIDGKSMESITSVKIFHGSEFKANGKVIRWTEVFFLQSEDQPNGLSDPADHSRLTENVARAFCVALCPHLKLLKEDGMAKLGLRVTLDSDQVGYLAGSNGQPLLPQYLSDLDSALIPVIHSGACQLSEGPVVMELVFYILEIIS; from the exons ATGGAGAATTACTTCCAGGCCGAGGCCTTCAACCTGGACAAGGTGCTGGACGAGTTTGAGCAGAATGAAG ATGAGACGGACACTCCCATTCTCTCCGACGCCAAGTGGACCCAGATCTTGGCCCCACCGGCCCACATGCTTACCCTGAACCCCGCACTGGCCCACGCAGACCTCAGCCCCCGGGAGAGTCCCCTTCCCTTTAAGACTCTCCCTGACTCTTCTTCTTCCAGTACCTCTCCTGTGGGGACCGACCCCAAAAGACACCCTGGTCCTGAATCTCCATCCTGGGCGGAAGAGAGGCCAGCAGACGTCCACAGCCCACCACTGCCCCAGCCCAATATCGGCAAACTGGTGGGCACAGATGACAACTCGCCACCCCCAGTGACAGCCTGTGGTACAATTGAGAATGGCTGCCTGGGCAGCCCACAATTAGATGGACTCAGCAAAGAGATACATTCTCCAGCAGACATCCAGTCTGATGCTTTCGACCAGGAGGCCAAACACGGAGAGGTAGCTGCCtcagcaggagaaggaggaggctcAGCCGTCTGCCACACTCACTTTACCTTTGAGGTAGGATTAGGACAGGAACAAAATCCATCAGAGAAAATACGCCCAAATGTGGAACTAACACAAAATAGAGACGATGTTAAAGATGAAAGCAGTACAGATATTTCACAAGACGTTGGTCCAGAAAGGAAGACTCCCAGCCTAcaagaggagcaggaagaaagtCTCCTGAATGGAAAGATGGTTGTTCAAGGTGGGTGTGAGGTAGAGGAGAATGGCCCGTCTCTTCCTGACCGGGGTGGAATGGAGGCAACAGAGAGGAGATGTGGTCCAGAGGGACAGATGGACGAGCTCCTCAGAATAACAATCTTACCCAATGGTTTGGAGCAGGACAGTGGGAATAGCTCCAAACctaaagagacagaagagaaggatgaggagggactttctccttctcctgtcCCCTCCAAAGAGGACTCTGtcacagaggagaaagaaatgGAGGAAAGCAAGCAGGAGAGCAGCGATGGAGGACCAGTGGGGTCAGGTAGCATCCAACCAAAACTAAACAACAACAGACTGCAGCCGGTGAGTGTTCCCTACGGAGGGGCGCGACCAAAGCAGCCGGTCAGCCTCAAACTCCAGATCCCACAGCCATTGTCGGGTCAGGTGCAGAACCAGCTCGGCCCGTCTGCTGTCAGCAAGAACAAGAACGTCGAGAACCAGTGTCGGAGAGGCACGTCCCCTGACCCATTGCCTAGCGGGACTGatcagagtgcagtcagtgtgaatGGAGATGGCGCCGTCCACTCTCCTTCCCTGATGCCCTCAGAAAGCCCTGACAATGACCTTCAGGCCGGTCAACAGGGGGCTCTGTGCAGGAAGCCTGCCAGCTCCCTGGGAGAGGTTGCTCCCGTGTGGGTGCCCGACTCCCAAGCCCCTGTCTGCATGAGATGTGACGTCAAGTTCACTTTCACCAAGAGGAGGCATCACTGCAGGGCGTGTGGCAAG GTCTTCTGTGCGACGTGCTGTAGCCTGAAGTGTAGGCTGATGTACATGGACAGGAAGGAGGCTCGTGTCTGTGTCACATGTCATTCTGCTTTGACAAGTG CAACATCATTGGAGACACCAGCAACTATGAGCAATCAGAGTCCAAACCCCAACAACCCAGCAGAGTACTGCTCCACCATCCCCCCTCTGCAGCAGGCTCAGGCCTCTGGGGTCCTCAGCTCACCCCCTCCCACTGTCATGGTGCCTGTGGGAGTCCTGAAGCAGCCTGGCAACGAGG CGTCCCTCACACGAGAGCAGAGGAGGGTGTGGTTTGCTGATGGGGTCCTACCTAATGGAGACGCAACAGATTCGCCCAAACCTCCGTCCTCCAGCCAGGGCCCGTCTCAGTCGCTAGCCGTCTCCTCGTACTCCACTAAATCCTCCACTTCTGAGTCCTCAGAG GCAGCCCATACCCCCGTCGCCCCGGTGGGCAGCCCCGTGGGCAGCTCTCTCAGTCTGATCCCGGAGGACGGGCTCCCTCCCATCCTCATCTCCACCGGAGTCAAAGGAGGTACGGGAGGCCACATCACAG ATTATGCAGTGGAGGAGAGGCCGTCTGAGATTGTGCtcatgcagcagctggaggagggcGGCCCGGACCCCCTGGTTTTCGTGCTCAATGCTAACCTCCTCGCCATGGTCAAGCTTGTCAACT ACGTAAATAGGAAATGTTGGTATGTGACGACTAAAGGCATGCACGCTGTCGGCCAAGCAGAGGTTGTCATTCTCCTCCAGTGTCTACCGGATGAGAAGACCATCCCCAAAGACCTCTTCACCCACTTCGTGCAGCTCTACCAAGAGGCCCTCAGTG GCAACATGCTGAGCCACCTGAGTCACTCCTTCTTCACGCAGAGCTTCCTGGGCAGTAAAGAGCACGGTGGCTTCCTTTACATCAGCCCCTCCTTCCAGTCCCtgcaggacctgctgctgcccAACCCGCCCTACCTCTTTGGCATCCTCATCCAGAAGTGGGAGACACCCTGGGCCAAGGTCTTCCCTATCCGCCTCATGCTGCGGCTGGGAGCAGAGTACCGAT TTTATCCGTGTCCGCTGTTCAGCGTCCGCTTCAGGAAACCTCTCTTTGGAGAGACTGGTCACACCATTATGAATCTGCTTGCA GACTTCCGTAACTACCAGTACACGCTGCCAGTGGTGAAAGGTCTGGTTGTGGACATGGAGGTGAGGAAGACGACAATCAAGATCCCCAGTAATCGCTACAATGAG CTGATGAAGGCCATGAACAAATCCAACGAACACGTGCTGGCCATGGGGGCGTGTTTCAACGACCGGGCCGACTCCCACTTGGTTTGCGTCCAGAACGACGATGGCAACTACCAGACGCAAGCCATCAGCATCCATCACCAGCCACGCAAAG TTACTGGGGcctgtttctttgtgttcagTGGTGCTTTGAAAGCCTCATCAGGCTTCTTAGCCAAGACCAGCATCGTAGAAG ATGGTGTGATGATCCAGATCACAGCTGAGACCATGGACTCTCTACGGCAAGCCCTGAGGGACATGAAGGACTTCACCATCACGTGTGGTAAAGCAGACCAGGAGGACAACCAGGAGCTCGTCCACATCCAGTGGACAGAGGACGACCACAACTTCAACAAGGG cGTCATCAGCCCAATTGATGGGAAGTCGATGGAGTCCATCACCAGCGTCAAGATCTTCCACGGCTCGGAGTTCAAAGCTAACGGCAAAGTCATCCGCTGGACGGAG GTCTTCTTCCTCCAGAGTGAAGACCAGCCGAACGGACTGAGCGACCCGGCCGACCACAGCCGGCTGACGGAGAACGTGGCGCGGGCTTTCTGCgtggctctgtgtcctcacCTGAAGCTGCTGAAGGAGGACGGCATGGCCAAACTGGGACTGAGGGTCACACTGGACTCAGACCAG GTGGGTTATCTGGCAGGAAGTAACGGCCAGCCTCTCCTGCCGCAGTACCTGAGCGACCTGGACAGCGCTCTGATCCCCGTCATTCACAGCGGGGCCTGTCAGCTGAGTGAGGGCCCCGTCGTCATGGAGCTGGTCTTCTACATCCTGGAGATCATCTCCTAG
- the LOC114449510 gene encoding transcription factor BTF3 homolog 4-like: MNQEKLAKLQAQVRIGGKGTARRKKKVVHKTATADDKKLQSSLKKLAVNNIAGIEEVNMIKDDGTVIHFNNPKVQASLSANTFAITGHAETKQLTEMLPGILSQLGADSLTSLRKLAEQFPRQSMDMKTVKEEIAEEEDDDVPDLVENFDEASKNEAN, encoded by the exons ATGAACCAAGAGAAGCTTGCCAAACTTCAGGCTCAGGTCCGGATAGGTGGAAAG GGAACAGCCCGCAGGAAGAAAAAGGTTGTTcacaaaacagcaacagctgATGACAAAAAACTCCAGAGCTCTCTGAAGAAACTGGCAGTGAACAACATCGCAGGGATAGAAGAG gTCAATATGATAAAAGATGATGGGACGGTGATCCACTTCAACAACCCCAAAGTTCAGGCATCTCTGTCTGCCAACACCTTCGCCATCACAGGCCACGCTGAGACCAAACAGCTGACAGAGATGCTGCCGGGCATCCTGAGCCAGCTGGGAGCAGACAGCCTCACCAGCCTTCGCAAGCTGGCTGAGCAGTTCCCACGGCAAT caaTGGACATGAAAACTGTGAAGGAGGAAATCGCAGAAGAAGAGGACGACGATGTACCAG ATCTCGTGGAGAACTTTGACGAAGCCTcaaagaatgaagcaaactgA
- the txndc12 gene encoding thioredoxin domain-containing protein 12: MQTPVVKLALFSFLQALVSLSCFEAVVGAASGRGFGDNIHWRTLDDGKNEAEASGLPMMVIIHKSWCGACKALKPKFAESKELAELAHNFVMVNLEDEEEPKDEAFSPDGGYIPRILFLDPSGNVHPEISNKNGNPNYKYFYSSAEQVVSAMKEAQEMLTGDAFKQGHTGDEL, from the exons ATGCAAACGCCTGTAGTGAAACTCGCTCTGTTCTCATTTTTGCAGGCTCTAGTGTCGTTGTCGTGTTTTGAAGCGGTTGTGGGAGCCGCCAGCGGAAGAG GATTTGGAGATAACATCCACTGGAGGACGCTGGACGATGGCAAGAACGAAGCTGAGGCCAG CGGGCTGCCGATGATGGTCATCATCCATAAGAGCTGGTGTGGAGCCTGCAAAG CACTGAAGCCCAAATTTGCTGAATCCAAGGAACTCGCTGAACTGGCACACAACTTTGTAATGGTCAACCTGGAG GATGAGGAGGAGCCGAAGGATGAAGCCTTCAGCCCAGACGGTGGATACATTCCTCGGATTCTTTTCCTCG ACCCCAGCGGCAACGTCCACCCTGAAATCAGCAACAAAAATGGGAACCCCAACTACAAGTACTTCTACAGCAGTGCAGAACAAG TGGTGTCTGCGATGAAGGAGGCGCAGGAGATGCTGACGGGCGACGCCTTCAAGCAGGGTCACACTGGAGACGAGCTGTGA